Below is a window of Tsuneonella deserti DNA.
CCATCACCTAGCGCTTCGCCCACCGATGCGCTCTCTTTCCAGTAGATCGGGAGGGAGGTGAACAGGCCAAGCGCGGGCTTCGCATGCCCTTCGCGCGGCCACGCCCATGTCGCCAGCGCCAAGGCGATCAGCACTGCCAGGCCAAGAGTGGCGGCGATGCCGCTCTTACTGGCTCGCATCGGGTTCGGCGGGCGGGTTCTGCCGGCGCGCAGTCGGAGTGGCCGGAGCGGCAGGGAGATCCGGCACCACCCCCGCGTCAGCCAGGGGATCGATGGCCGGCGCTTCGGGTTCCGGGGCGACGGTGGCGGCGGCCTCCGGAACCGTGGCGTCCGCCGATTGCTTCGCACGGTCCTCGATCACGTTGGCGAGCCCGACAATCAGCAAGATGCCAAGCAGCAGTGAGCCGCCGACCTGGAGCCGTTGCAATGACTGTGCTCGGATACCGCCGAGGGACGAAACGTCAACGATATCCGCAGAGGAGGTATGGCGACCCATGAAGCCAAGCTAGTCCCTGCATTTCCTCAGTCAATGCACGGGACTATTCCGGCCTGAGCCACTCGAACACCGGCAGGCTCTTCGAGCGGAGCCACTCGCCGCTATAGAGCGTTGAAAGATAACGGAAGCCCGTATCGCACAAGATCGTCACCACGCGGGCTTCGCTGCCCCGTTCGCGGGCGAGCTGCTTGCCGAGCATGATGGCCCCCGCCACGTTGATTCCCGAAGACAGTCCAAGGCACAGCCCCTCCTCGCGCAGCAGGCGGGCCACCCACTCGAGGCCCTCCTCATCCGACACCCGGAACTGGGTATCGACCGGGGCGCCTTCGAGGTTGCCGGTGATCCGCCCCTGGCCGATCCCTTCGGCCACCGAGCTGCCTTCGGCCTTGAGCTCGCCCGTGGCGTAGTGGCTGTAGAGCGCCGCCCCGTGTGGGTCCGTCAAAGCGACCACGATTTGCGGATCGTGCTCCTTCAACCCCATGCCGACGCCGGCCAGCGTTCCGCCCGTGCCCACGGCGCAGGTGAAGCCGTCGATCCGGCCATCGAGCTGCGCCCAGATCTCCTCGGCAGTGGTCTCGATGTGGCCTTTGCGGTTGGCGGTGTTGTCGAACTGGTTGGCCCAGATCGCGCCGGGCGTTTCCTCCGCCAGCCGGCGGCTGGTGTGGACGAAGTGATTACCGTCCGAATACTTGGTCGGCGGGACCAGGACGAGCTCGGCGCCGAGCGCGCGGAGGGTATCCATCTTCTCCGCGCTCTGATTGTCCGGCATGACGATGATCGTGCGATAGCCGAGCGCATTGCCCACCAGGGCCAGGCCAATCCCCGTATTGCCTGCCGTTCCTTCGACGATCGTGCCGCCAGGCTGGAGATCGCCCCGCTCCTCGGCATCGCGGACGATGGCCAGCGCCGCGCGGTCCTTCACGCTGCCGCCGGGGTTGAGGAACTCGCACTTGCCCCATATTTCGCATCCCGCTTCGGCGCTGGGGCCCTCGAGACGAACGAGGGGAGTATTGCCGATGAGGTCGAGCGTGTTCTTGCGCGCGGAAGATGAAGTCATGCTACCGAGCTAGGCAGCGCCCGCACCCGCGGCAACGCAGTTCCGTTTGGGGGCCGGCTATCCAGTCTTGCCCCGCGCCGCTACGGCAAGGTCAGTCTTCCTGCGCGATGGTGACCTTGAGCCCGTCGAGATCGGCCGTGAAAGGCACCTGGCAGCCAAGGCGCGAGTTTTCGTTCCGGTGATCGCTCGATTCGAGCAGGTCGTCCTCGTCCTCGCTCATCGGCGGAAGGCGATCCTTGAACGCGGGATCGACGTGGACATGACAGGTTGCGCACGAGCAGCAGCCGCCGCACAGCGCCAGCAGCTCGTCGAACCCGTTGTCCCGGATGGCTTCCATCACGGTCAGGCCATCGGCCACGTCCACGGTGGACTCTTCTCCGGCGCGGTTGACGACGATCAGCTTGGGCATGTGCTGGGATCCCGGAATAGACGTTGGGCTGCCCCCTGTCGGAGGTCCGGCGGGGCTGCTAAGGGCTGGCCGCGATTTTGGCAAGGTGAGAGCAGCACGCGCAATGGGCTTGAGCGCCGAACAGATCCGCGACGGCCTCGATGCGCTGGCCAACCGGGAGCCCGGCATGGCTCGGGCGCTGGAAGCCGCCGGTTATCCCGAACCCAGGATTCGCGAGCGCGGGTATGCGACCCTCCTGCGCGCGATTGTCGGGCAGCAGGTCTCCGTCGCCGCCGCCGCCAGCGTGTGGAACAAGCTGGAGGCCGAGGTGGGCGCGGGAATTCCCGCATCCGAACTGCTGGCGCGGGATTTCGATACCCTGCGCGCCTGCGGGCTGTCGCGCCAGAAGCAGGGCTATGTGCGATCGCTGTGCGAGCTGGTCGAGGCGGGCGCGCTCGACTTCACCGCCCTCCCCGCGGACGACGAAGAGGCGATCGCACTCCTGACCCGGATCAAGGGGATCGGCAGGTGGACCGCGGAAATCTACCTGCTGTTCGCGGAGGGGCGCCCCGACATCTGGCCGGCCGGCGACCTCGCCGTCCAGGCGGGACTGGCACGCATCCTGGCGCTGGATGCCCGCCCGGGCGAAAAGGAGACCCGCGCCCTCGCCGAGCCGTGGCGGCCCCATCGCGGCGCTGCGGCGATCTTCACCTGGCACTGCTACAACAACCCGGCCCTGTAGTCGCTTGCGCTCAGCCGCCTGGTGTATTAGTTATACAG
It encodes the following:
- a CDS encoding cysteine synthase A, with amino-acid sequence MTSSSARKNTLDLIGNTPLVRLEGPSAEAGCEIWGKCEFLNPGGSVKDRAALAIVRDAEERGDLQPGGTIVEGTAGNTGIGLALVGNALGYRTIIVMPDNQSAEKMDTLRALGAELVLVPPTKYSDGNHFVHTSRRLAEETPGAIWANQFDNTANRKGHIETTAEEIWAQLDGRIDGFTCAVGTGGTLAGVGMGLKEHDPQIVVALTDPHGAALYSHYATGELKAEGSSVAEGIGQGRITGNLEGAPVDTQFRVSDEEGLEWVARLLREEGLCLGLSSGINVAGAIMLGKQLARERGSEARVVTILCDTGFRYLSTLYSGEWLRSKSLPVFEWLRPE
- a CDS encoding 2Fe-2S iron-sulfur cluster-binding protein, translated to MPKLIVVNRAGEESTVDVADGLTVMEAIRDNGFDELLALCGGCCSCATCHVHVDPAFKDRLPPMSEDEDDLLESSDHRNENSRLGCQVPFTADLDGLKVTIAQED
- a CDS encoding DNA-3-methyladenine glycosylase family protein, giving the protein MGLSAEQIRDGLDALANREPGMARALEAAGYPEPRIRERGYATLLRAIVGQQVSVAAAASVWNKLEAEVGAGIPASELLARDFDTLRACGLSRQKQGYVRSLCELVEAGALDFTALPADDEEAIALLTRIKGIGRWTAEIYLLFAEGRPDIWPAGDLAVQAGLARILALDARPGEKETRALAEPWRPHRGAAAIFTWHCYNNPAL